A single region of the Nocardioides aquaticus genome encodes:
- the galE gene encoding UDP-glucose 4-epimerase GalE: MTWLVTGGAGYIGSHVVRAFQAADIPVVVLDDLSSGFEQFLPAGVPFEHGSVLDAKLVDHTLQEHQVEGVVHVAGFKYAGVSMQRPLHTYEQNVSAMVILMQCMEAVGADKLVFSSSAATFGTPDVDLVTETTPTMPESPYGETKLIGEWMLRAAGRATGLKHTSLRYFNVVGSGSPDLFDTSPHNLFPLVFDMLVRGDNPRINGDDYATPDGTCVRDYIHVADLAEAHVAAARRLAADEPVERVYNLGSGGGTSVREIMDTIREVTGIDFTPDVAPRRAGDPDRIVASGELAARDLDWQMRHTLHEMVSSAWQARQAAGDAYPR; the protein is encoded by the coding sequence ATGACCTGGTTGGTGACCGGAGGGGCGGGCTACATCGGCTCGCACGTCGTACGGGCCTTCCAGGCCGCGGACATCCCGGTGGTGGTCCTCGACGACCTCTCCTCGGGCTTCGAGCAGTTCCTGCCGGCGGGGGTCCCCTTCGAGCACGGCAGCGTGCTGGACGCCAAGCTGGTCGACCACACGCTGCAGGAGCACCAGGTCGAGGGGGTCGTGCACGTCGCGGGCTTCAAGTACGCCGGGGTGTCGATGCAGCGGCCGCTGCACACCTACGAGCAGAACGTGTCGGCGATGGTGATCCTGATGCAGTGCATGGAGGCCGTGGGTGCCGACAAGCTCGTCTTCTCCTCCAGCGCGGCCACCTTCGGCACGCCCGACGTCGACCTGGTCACCGAGACGACCCCGACGATGCCGGAGTCGCCGTACGGCGAGACCAAGCTGATCGGGGAGTGGATGCTGCGCGCCGCCGGGCGCGCGACGGGGCTGAAGCACACCAGCCTGCGCTACTTCAACGTCGTCGGCTCCGGGTCGCCGGACCTGTTCGACACCAGCCCGCACAACCTGTTCCCGCTGGTCTTCGACATGCTCGTGCGCGGCGACAACCCGCGGATCAACGGCGACGACTACGCCACGCCGGACGGCACCTGCGTCCGCGACTACATCCACGTCGCCGACCTCGCCGAGGCCCACGTGGCGGCCGCGCGGCGGCTGGCGGCCGACGAGCCGGTGGAGCGGGTCTACAACCTCGGCAGCGGCGGCGGGACGTCGGTCCGCGAGATCATGGACACCATCCGCGAGGTGACCGGCATCGACTTCACGCCGGACGTCGCGCCGCGCCGCGCCGGCGACCCCGACCGCATCGTCGCCTCCGGCGAGCTGGCCGCGCGCGACCTCGACTGGCAGATGCGGCACACGCTGCACGAGATGGTCTCGTCGGCCTGGCAGGCCCGCCAGGCCGCGGGGGACGCCTACCCGCGCTGA
- a CDS encoding SGNH/GDSL hydrolase family protein yields the protein MTATEPDWDTSTGRTPGPAMRLLNAVVPGVRRVRAQVDRYAAAWRDHNARAVREPRRRWVVLGDSMSQGVGASAHDAGWVGQLDQRLRADGHDLAVLNLSATGARTRDVLDRQLPVLESLPTQPDGTPAALVTVLVGSNDLFGGREARAALPSAMAELVDRLPAGSLVPTLPQPSAAADLANEHVVRAAARGRVVLVDLRETGPTSWRGRLAPDFFHPNDLGYAAMADALEPGVRAVLRAGQRG from the coding sequence GTGACCGCGACCGAGCCCGACTGGGACACCAGCACCGGCCGTACGCCCGGGCCCGCGATGCGGCTGCTCAACGCCGTCGTCCCCGGGGTGCGCCGGGTGCGGGCGCAGGTGGACCGGTACGCCGCCGCGTGGCGCGACCACAACGCTCGCGCCGTCCGGGAGCCCCGTCGGCGCTGGGTCGTGCTCGGCGACTCGATGTCGCAGGGCGTCGGCGCCTCGGCGCACGACGCCGGCTGGGTCGGACAGCTCGACCAGCGCCTGCGCGCGGACGGCCACGACCTGGCCGTGCTCAACCTGTCCGCGACCGGCGCCCGCACCCGCGACGTCCTCGACCGCCAGCTGCCCGTGCTGGAGAGCCTGCCCACCCAGCCGGACGGCACCCCGGCCGCCCTGGTCACGGTGCTGGTCGGCTCCAACGACCTCTTCGGCGGACGCGAGGCGCGCGCGGCGCTGCCGAGCGCGATGGCCGAGCTGGTCGACCGGCTGCCGGCGGGGTCGCTGGTGCCCACGCTCCCCCAGCCGTCGGCGGCCGCCGACCTCGCCAACGAGCACGTCGTCCGCGCCGCTGCCCGGGGCCGGGTCGTGCTGGTCGACCTGCGCGAGACCGGCCCGACCTCGTGGCGGGGCCGGCTCGCGCCGGACTTCTTCCACCCCAACGACCTCGGGTACGCCGCGATGGCCGACGCCCTCGAGCCCGGGGTGCGCGCGGTGCTGCGGGCGGGTCAGCGCGGGTAG
- a CDS encoding phosphotransferase yields MTDEGPLHEGQLPVTAGLVRRLVEDQLPQHRSLPLRPVAGGGTVCAVFRLGEDLTVRLPLTGDDAVQVGAALQAEARASAALAVVCPVPAPLPVVLGRPGHGYPLPWSVQTWVPGHDALVEDPAGSAAFAEDLGVVIDAFRASGTGGRTFVGERRDGRGGHLPDHDEWVDHCLAQSVGHDLDTASLGALWDDLRDLPPAGPDVMTHGDLMPGNVVVTDGRLGGLLDTGGFGPADRALDLVAAWHLLGAPARAVLRGRLGCTDLEWARGRAWALQQALGLVWYYAGSHPAISRVGRRTLARVLAG; encoded by the coding sequence GTGACCGACGAGGGGCCGCTGCACGAGGGCCAGCTGCCGGTGACCGCCGGCCTCGTCAGGCGACTCGTCGAGGACCAGCTCCCGCAGCACCGCTCCCTGCCCCTCCGTCCGGTGGCCGGCGGCGGGACCGTGTGCGCCGTCTTCCGGCTCGGCGAGGACCTGACGGTCCGACTTCCCCTCACCGGCGACGACGCCGTCCAGGTCGGGGCCGCTCTCCAGGCCGAGGCGAGGGCGTCGGCGGCGCTCGCGGTCGTCTGCCCGGTCCCGGCACCACTGCCCGTCGTCCTCGGCCGTCCCGGCCACGGCTACCCCCTCCCCTGGTCGGTCCAGACCTGGGTGCCCGGCCACGACGCCCTCGTCGAGGACCCGGCCGGGTCGGCTGCGTTCGCCGAGGACCTGGGGGTCGTCATCGACGCCTTCCGCGCCTCGGGCACCGGCGGACGGACCTTCGTCGGTGAGCGGCGGGACGGGCGTGGCGGGCACCTGCCCGACCACGACGAGTGGGTGGACCACTGTCTCGCGCAGAGCGTGGGTCACGACCTCGACACCGCCTCGCTCGGCGCGCTCTGGGACGACCTGCGCGACCTGCCGCCCGCCGGCCCGGACGTGATGACCCACGGCGACCTGATGCCCGGCAACGTCGTCGTCACCGACGGCCGCCTCGGCGGGCTGCTCGACACCGGCGGTTTCGGACCCGCCGACCGTGCCCTGGACCTCGTCGCGGCGTGGCACCTGCTCGGCGCCCCGGCCCGTGCCGTGCTCCGCGGACGCCTCGGATGCACGGACCTCGAGTGGGCCCGCGGTCGCGCCTGGGCGCTCCAGCAGGCCCTCGGCCTGGTCTGGTACTACGCCGGGTCGCACCCGGCCATCAGCCGCGTCGGGCGCCGGACCCTCGCTCGCGTGCTCGCCGGGTGA
- a CDS encoding GNAT family N-acetyltransferase yields the protein MIDDHWPLFGLEVSTPSLRLRLPREHELGALADLAARGVHPPDERPFLTPWAEGTPEERARFVLLEHWDRLASWSPDDWRLGLGVFTTDGEPVGAIRLAARDFGVVREVTTYTWLGLEHQGRGLGTEARRGVLSLAFDHLAAASALSFVFPDNQASQGVSRSLGYRPDGTTRDARGDEVLVSDRLRLDAADWAEVREPGVTVTGLDACRGLLGAT from the coding sequence GTGATCGACGACCACTGGCCCCTGTTCGGCCTCGAGGTGTCGACCCCCTCACTACGCCTGCGCCTGCCCCGGGAGCACGAGCTGGGCGCACTGGCCGACCTCGCCGCGCGCGGCGTGCACCCTCCCGACGAACGACCGTTCCTGACGCCCTGGGCCGAGGGCACGCCGGAGGAACGGGCGCGCTTCGTGCTGCTCGAGCACTGGGACCGCCTCGCCTCGTGGTCACCCGACGACTGGCGTCTGGGCCTCGGCGTCTTCACCACCGACGGCGAACCGGTCGGCGCCATCAGGCTGGCGGCCCGCGACTTCGGCGTCGTCCGCGAGGTCACGACCTACACCTGGCTGGGGTTGGAGCACCAGGGCCGGGGCCTCGGGACCGAGGCCCGACGCGGGGTGCTGTCCCTGGCCTTCGACCACCTCGCCGCCGCCTCCGCGCTCTCCTTCGTCTTCCCCGACAACCAAGCCTCCCAAGGCGTCTCGCGGAGCCTCGGCTACCGCCCGGACGGCACCACCCGCGACGCCCGCGGTGACGAGGTGCTCGTCTCCGACCGGCTCCGTCTCGACGCCGCCGACTGGGCCGAGGTGCGCGAGCCCGGCGTCACCGTCACCGGGCTGGACGCCTGCCGCGGGCTGCTCGGGGCGACGTGA
- a CDS encoding HNH endonuclease signature motif containing protein, with product MAAGLGTGTLATGEAISIRSIRRLACNAGHLPVVLGGESMPVDVGKSRRRFTRHQSHALAVLHDTCGIAGCERPFAWCELHHLTEWSKGGPTDLANALPLCGHHHRKAHDPAYEMRRHRGREYVLKKIRR from the coding sequence ATGGCCGCCGGCCTCGGGACCGGGACCCTGGCCACCGGCGAAGCGATCAGCATCCGCTCGATCCGGCGCCTGGCCTGCAACGCCGGCCACCTGCCGGTGGTCCTCGGTGGCGAGTCGATGCCCGTCGACGTCGGAAAGTCCCGGCGCAGGTTCACCCGCCACCAGTCCCACGCCCTCGCGGTCCTGCACGACACCTGCGGTATCGCGGGCTGCGAGAGGCCCTTCGCGTGGTGCGAGCTGCACCACCTCACCGAGTGGTCCAAGGGCGGACCCACCGACCTGGCCAACGCCCTCCCGCTGTGCGGACACCACCACCGCAAGGCCCACGACCCCGCCTACGAGATGCGCAGGCACCGAGGACGCGAGTACGTCCTGAAGAAGATCAGGCGGTAG
- a CDS encoding DUF1684 domain-containing protein: MTSPTDEPTDEPTDQHADQHLELVDWRHRMGAAFGLARDAAAAGEAARGHAAWRAARDELFRSHPQSPLPVDDPLRETGLPWFDYDPTYRFSVPVRPAPQEVRPVVVGEDGTLELRRIGVVDLPDPAGASLDVWSLAQYGGGLFVPLRDGTAGQETYGGGRYLLDTAKGAWLGGHGDEIVLDLNFAYHPSCRYDPRWQCPLAPEGNTVSARVEAGERLS; this comes from the coding sequence GTGACCAGCCCCACCGACGAGCCCACCGACGAGCCCACCGACCAGCACGCCGACCAGCACCTCGAGCTGGTCGACTGGCGCCACCGGATGGGCGCCGCCTTCGGGCTCGCCCGTGACGCCGCGGCGGCGGGGGAGGCGGCCCGCGGCCACGCCGCCTGGCGGGCAGCGCGCGACGAGCTGTTCCGCAGCCACCCCCAGTCGCCGCTGCCGGTCGACGACCCGCTGCGCGAGACCGGCCTGCCCTGGTTCGACTACGACCCGACGTACCGCTTCTCGGTCCCGGTCCGGCCGGCGCCCCAGGAGGTGCGGCCGGTCGTGGTGGGGGAGGACGGGACCCTCGAGCTGCGACGGATCGGGGTCGTCGACCTGCCGGACCCGGCCGGGGCGAGCCTCGACGTCTGGAGCCTCGCGCAGTACGGCGGGGGACTGTTCGTGCCGCTGCGCGACGGGACGGCGGGGCAGGAGACGTACGGCGGGGGCCGTTACCTGCTCGACACCGCCAAGGGTGCGTGGCTGGGCGGGCACGGCGACGAGATCGTGCTGGACCTGAACTTCGCCTACCACCCGTCGTGCCGCTACGACCCACGCTGGCAGTGCCCGCTGGCGCCGGAGGGAAACACCGTCAGCGCACGCGTCGAGGCGGGCGAGCGGCTGTCCTGA
- a CDS encoding L-lactate permease, which produces MDSLLVLSLFALAPIAVIGVLIAGLRWPAKHAMPIGFVVVVVIALTVWDMDSVAVAAASVQGLIIALTLLWIVFGALLLLETLTKSGAMSTIRAGFTTISPDRRVQAIIIGWLFGSFIEGASGFGTPAAVVAPLLLALGFPAMAAVMVGLIIQSTPVSFGAVGTPMVVGIGEGLAGAPGVEDRISVLGVTMPDYVSRVALEVASMHAIIGFLIPMFLVCLLCGFFGENKRFADGLKVWKFALYAALAMTVPYVLVAATLGPEFPSLIGGAVGLALVMFTSSRGFLMPEETWDFPARERWDSRWTGNIEPDATVRAGGKMSIVMAWTPYAVVAVLLVMTRTVPPLTTFLDTTTAIPIENIFGTAISQTVQPLFLPGTVFLVVCLLTNVLHRMSVDQVKQSWKVAGSQIAGAGVALLFALPLVRVFINSGADFNASGMASMPLVLAEGAAALTGQGWPIIAPWIGALGAFVAGSNTVSNLTFSLFQFSTATEIGVSPETVVATQAVGGAAGNMITIHNIVAASATVGLLGREGDLIRKTIIPTVYYCLAAGAISFVWINGFGLNAGSFLLVAVLLGLAALVVLMRRQPVRSHADGAGRAGGDGPAAGSGAGGRRRS; this is translated from the coding sequence ATGGACAGCCTCCTCGTGCTCAGCCTGTTCGCCCTCGCCCCGATCGCGGTCATCGGCGTGCTGATCGCCGGCCTGCGATGGCCGGCCAAGCACGCGATGCCGATCGGCTTCGTCGTGGTCGTGGTGATCGCCCTGACGGTGTGGGACATGGACTCTGTCGCCGTCGCCGCGGCGAGCGTCCAGGGGCTGATCATCGCGCTGACGCTGCTCTGGATCGTCTTCGGGGCGCTGCTGCTGCTCGAGACGCTGACCAAGAGCGGCGCGATGTCCACCATCCGCGCCGGCTTCACCACCATCAGCCCGGACCGTCGCGTCCAGGCGATCATCATCGGCTGGCTCTTCGGCAGCTTCATCGAGGGCGCCTCCGGCTTCGGCACCCCGGCCGCCGTCGTGGCGCCGCTGCTGCTGGCTCTGGGCTTCCCGGCCATGGCTGCGGTGATGGTCGGTCTGATCATCCAGAGCACCCCGGTGAGCTTCGGGGCCGTCGGCACGCCGATGGTCGTGGGCATCGGCGAGGGTCTCGCCGGCGCCCCCGGGGTCGAGGACCGGATCTCGGTGCTCGGCGTGACCATGCCCGACTACGTCTCCCGGGTCGCTCTCGAGGTCGCCTCGATGCACGCGATCATCGGGTTCCTGATCCCGATGTTCCTGGTCTGCCTGCTGTGCGGCTTCTTCGGGGAGAACAAGCGCTTCGCGGACGGGCTGAAGGTCTGGAAGTTCGCCCTCTACGCGGCGCTGGCGATGACCGTCCCGTACGTCCTGGTCGCCGCGACGCTCGGCCCGGAGTTCCCCTCCCTCATCGGTGGGGCGGTCGGCCTGGCGCTGGTCATGTTCACCTCCAGCAGGGGCTTCCTGATGCCCGAGGAGACGTGGGACTTCCCGGCGCGCGAGCGCTGGGACTCCCGCTGGACCGGGAACATCGAGCCCGACGCCACGGTCCGCGCCGGCGGCAAGATGTCGATCGTGATGGCCTGGACCCCGTACGCCGTGGTCGCGGTGCTGCTCGTGATGACCCGCACCGTGCCGCCGCTGACCACCTTCTTGGACACCACCACCGCGATCCCGATCGAGAACATCTTCGGCACCGCGATCAGCCAGACCGTCCAGCCGCTCTTCCTGCCCGGCACGGTGTTCCTGGTGGTCTGCCTGCTGACCAACGTCCTCCACCGGATGTCGGTCGACCAGGTCAAGCAGTCCTGGAAGGTCGCCGGCAGCCAGATCGCCGGCGCCGGGGTCGCGCTGCTCTTCGCACTGCCGCTGGTGCGGGTGTTCATCAACTCCGGCGCCGACTTCAACGCCTCGGGCATGGCGAGCATGCCGCTGGTCCTCGCCGAGGGCGCCGCGGCGCTGACCGGTCAGGGATGGCCGATCATCGCACCCTGGATCGGCGCGCTCGGCGCCTTCGTGGCCGGCAGCAACACCGTCAGCAACCTGACCTTCTCGCTCTTCCAGTTCTCCACCGCGACGGAGATCGGAGTGAGCCCGGAGACCGTCGTGGCCACCCAGGCCGTCGGTGGCGCTGCGGGCAACATGATCACGATCCACAACATCGTGGCCGCCTCCGCGACGGTCGGGCTGCTCGGGCGCGAGGGCGACCTGATCCGCAAGACGATCATCCCGACCGTCTACTACTGCCTGGCCGCCGGTGCGATCTCGTTCGTCTGGATCAACGGGTTCGGCCTGAACGCCGGGTCGTTCCTGCTGGTCGCCGTGCTCCTCGGACTCGCGGCCCTGGTCGTGCTGATGCGTCGCCAGCCCGTCCGGTCGCACGCGGACGGTGCCGGCCGGGCCGGGGGAGACGGGCCCGCCGCGGGTTCCGGGGCAGGCGGTCGGCGTCGATCTTGA
- a CDS encoding ATP-binding protein, with protein MAPPRSPFRPSFGTSPPLVSGRDAILAELGDALDAGPGAAGRAALLTGNRGIGKTVVLNEAEALARERGWLVVSETATAGLLDRLTHDGLPELADLMRQAPSSRRRVRGFSLPSGLGGLEFELPAETGPGGLRRQLNALTDVLDEHGTGVLVTLDEVHARDGRADVAQLCAVVQHAFREERPVAFAAAGLPAAVQDLLASDVSTFLRRARRFVLEPLTPVAAEEALRVPILQAGREVAEAEVAAMALATHGYPYLVQVIGDQVWRQDPAAPRITADHVRAGVAAAVREAGFALHEPAINDLSEGDRAFVRAMAEDDTGESSIADVERRMGRDHGYVSRYRARLIVAGLVEPSRRGYLRFTIPYLREFLQSRPDHF; from the coding sequence ATGGCCCCGCCGCGTAGCCCGTTCCGCCCGTCCTTCGGCACCAGCCCCCCGCTGGTGTCGGGGCGCGACGCGATCCTGGCCGAGCTCGGTGACGCGCTCGACGCCGGTCCCGGCGCGGCCGGGCGGGCGGCGCTGCTGACCGGCAACCGCGGCATCGGCAAGACGGTCGTGCTCAACGAGGCCGAGGCGCTGGCCCGCGAGCGCGGCTGGCTGGTGGTCTCGGAGACTGCGACGGCCGGGCTGCTGGACCGGTTGACCCACGACGGTCTGCCCGAGCTGGCCGACCTGATGCGCCAGGCACCGTCCTCGCGCCGTCGCGTCCGCGGCTTCTCGCTGCCCTCGGGCCTCGGCGGGCTCGAGTTCGAGCTGCCGGCCGAGACCGGCCCCGGCGGCCTGCGCCGCCAGCTCAACGCCCTCACCGACGTCCTCGACGAGCACGGGACCGGGGTGCTCGTCACGCTCGACGAGGTGCACGCCCGTGACGGCCGCGCCGACGTCGCCCAGCTCTGCGCCGTGGTCCAGCACGCGTTCCGCGAGGAGCGCCCGGTCGCCTTCGCCGCCGCCGGGCTGCCGGCCGCGGTCCAGGACCTGCTGGCCTCCGACGTCTCCACCTTCCTGCGCCGCGCCCGCCGGTTCGTCCTCGAACCACTGACGCCCGTCGCCGCCGAGGAGGCGCTGCGGGTGCCGATCCTGCAGGCGGGTCGCGAGGTCGCCGAGGCCGAGGTGGCGGCGATGGCGCTGGCCACGCACGGGTACCCGTACCTCGTCCAGGTGATCGGCGACCAGGTCTGGCGCCAGGACCCGGCGGCGCCGCGGATCACCGCGGACCACGTACGCGCCGGGGTCGCCGCCGCGGTCCGCGAGGCCGGGTTCGCGCTCCACGAACCCGCGATCAACGACCTCTCCGAGGGCGACCGGGCGTTCGTCCGGGCGATGGCCGAGGACGACACGGGGGAGTCCTCGATCGCCGACGTCGAGCGGCGGATGGGGCGCGACCACGGGTACGTCTCCCGCTACCGCGCCCGGCTGATCGTCGCCGGACTCGTCGAGCCGAGCCGGCGCGGCTACCTGCGGTTCACCATCCCGTACCTGCGCGAGTTCCTGCAGTCGCGACCCGACCACTTCTGA
- a CDS encoding VOC family protein: protein MGVPTGRRTVAVQRVDEPLARPTWPTHQVPMQLHLDFSVGGRAELERHKDRAVSLGAAVLLDRSHDQDEALYVLADPAGHPFCLLTTA from the coding sequence TTGGGGGTACCGACCGGGCGTCGTACGGTCGCCGTGCAGCGCGTCGACGAGCCCCTTGCCCGACCGACCTGGCCGACCCACCAGGTGCCGATGCAGCTTCACCTGGACTTCTCGGTGGGCGGCCGCGCGGAGCTCGAGCGGCACAAGGACCGGGCCGTCTCGCTCGGCGCTGCGGTGCTGCTCGACCGCTCCCACGATCAGGACGAGGCGCTCTACGTGCTGGCCGACCCGGCGGGCCACCCGTTCTGCCTGCTGACGACCGCGTGA
- a CDS encoding CsbD family protein has product MGIADKAKNAAQDALGKAKEVAGDVTDNDKLKAEGKSDQTKASAKQTGEDVKDVFKN; this is encoded by the coding sequence ATGGGTATCGCTGACAAGGCCAAGAACGCCGCTCAGGACGCGCTCGGCAAGGCCAAGGAGGTCGCCGGCGACGTGACCGACAACGACAAGCTCAAGGCCGAGGGCAAGTCCGACCAGACGAAGGCGTCGGCGAAGCAGACCGGCGAGGACGTCAAGGACGTCTTCAAGAACTGA
- a CDS encoding SGNH/GDSL hydrolase family protein, giving the protein MRIVLLGDSHLARITDDLDRIGDDVVNAAVGGSVAADVLAQADAVGVGPRDVAVVSVGTNDAAPWKQVDPDDFRAQLERLVEQVQPYRWVHVAPPGVDELRMEREVDRTNELVARYQRIGGVVLGDAGAELVDTPRVLSRLGSEAFVDDGVHLSAAGYALLVPAIADAVEDAVG; this is encoded by the coding sequence ATGCGCATCGTGCTGCTCGGCGACAGCCACCTCGCCCGGATCACCGACGACCTCGACCGGATCGGTGACGACGTCGTGAACGCCGCAGTGGGCGGCTCGGTGGCTGCGGACGTGCTCGCCCAGGCCGACGCGGTCGGGGTCGGCCCGCGCGACGTCGCGGTGGTCTCGGTCGGCACCAACGACGCCGCTCCCTGGAAGCAGGTGGACCCGGACGACTTCCGGGCGCAGCTGGAGCGGCTGGTCGAGCAGGTGCAGCCGTACCGCTGGGTGCACGTCGCGCCGCCCGGGGTCGACGAGCTGCGGATGGAGCGCGAGGTGGACCGCACCAACGAGCTGGTCGCGCGCTACCAGCGGATCGGGGGAGTCGTCCTCGGCGACGCGGGTGCGGAGCTGGTGGACACCCCGCGGGTGCTCTCGCGGCTGGGGTCGGAGGCGTTCGTCGACGACGGCGTCCACTTGTCCGCGGCCGGGTACGCGCTGCTGGTGCCGGCGATCGCGGACGCGGTCGAGGATGCCGTCGGCTGA
- a CDS encoding GDSL-type esterase/lipase family protein, which yields MTDQTWVTTPVTAALLRGALEVEQTPRGILPHRLPARARAQCADPQLALAESQPAGVRLALRTTATVLELDTVPTKRVYTGLPPRPDGVYDVVVDGRLVVQGSVSGGDVLEIDMRTGQVALREGPAGTLRIDGLGAGEKDVEIWLPHDETTVVGTLRSDAPVAPLSPSGRRTWLHHGSSISHGSNATSPMGTWPVVAARRGGVELVNLGLGGSALLDPFTARAMRDTPADLLSVKLGINVVNLDLMRRRAFGPAVHGFLDTIRDGHPDVPLVVVTPVLAPIHEDTPGPAAPDPAAFAEGRAGFVATGDPADVASGRLTLRVVREELAAVVAQRRREDPHLHLVSGLDLYGPAEHDAMPLADGLHPGPEAHRTIGERFAALAFGDGGAFAP from the coding sequence ATGACGGACCAGACGTGGGTGACGACCCCGGTCACCGCCGCGCTGCTCCGCGGTGCGCTCGAGGTCGAGCAGACGCCGCGAGGGATCCTCCCGCACCGGTTGCCGGCTCGGGCCCGGGCGCAGTGCGCGGACCCGCAGCTGGCGCTGGCCGAGAGCCAGCCGGCCGGCGTACGCCTGGCGCTGCGGACGACCGCGACCGTCCTCGAGCTCGACACGGTGCCGACCAAGCGTGTCTACACGGGGCTGCCGCCTCGTCCGGACGGCGTCTACGACGTGGTGGTCGACGGGCGGCTCGTCGTGCAGGGGAGCGTGAGCGGGGGTGACGTCCTCGAGATCGACATGAGGACGGGCCAGGTCGCGCTGCGGGAAGGACCGGCCGGCACGCTGCGCATCGACGGGCTGGGCGCGGGGGAGAAGGACGTCGAGATCTGGCTGCCCCACGACGAGACCACGGTCGTCGGGACGCTGCGCTCCGACGCCCCGGTCGCGCCGCTGTCGCCGTCGGGTCGGCGGACCTGGCTGCACCACGGCAGCTCGATCAGCCACGGGTCGAACGCCACCAGCCCGATGGGGACCTGGCCGGTGGTCGCCGCGCGGCGCGGTGGCGTGGAGCTGGTCAACCTGGGGCTCGGCGGGAGCGCGCTGCTGGACCCGTTCACGGCCCGGGCGATGCGCGACACCCCGGCGGACCTGCTCAGCGTGAAGCTCGGCATCAACGTGGTGAACCTCGACCTGATGCGACGGCGGGCGTTCGGCCCGGCGGTCCACGGGTTCCTGGACACGATCCGCGACGGGCACCCCGACGTGCCGCTGGTCGTCGTCACGCCGGTGCTGGCGCCGATCCACGAGGACACCCCCGGTCCGGCGGCGCCGGACCCGGCCGCCTTCGCGGAGGGCCGGGCGGGCTTCGTGGCCACCGGTGACCCGGCCGACGTCGCCTCGGGCCGGTTGACGCTGCGGGTCGTGCGCGAGGAGCTGGCGGCGGTCGTCGCCCAGCGCCGGCGCGAGGACCCGCACCTCCACCTGGTCAGCGGGCTCGACCTCTACGGACCTGCCGAGCACGACGCGATGCCGCTGGCCGACGGACTGCACCCCGGCCCGGAGGCGCACCGGACGATCGGTGAGCGGTTCGCGGCGCTGGCCTTCGGCGACGGCGGCGCGTTCGCGCCCTGA
- a CDS encoding TetR/AcrR family transcriptional regulator, which yields MERAGLSTRRVAEAGAELADEVGFDRVTVSDLARRLEVATPSLYSHVAGSTGLRTQIALLALEEMADRSAEALAGRSGREALAALGSSYRTYAREHPGRYAAARLPMDTTTAAASAGPRHAAMTRALLRGYDLTEPDSTHAVRLLGSLFHGWSSLELAGGFDHSAPDAGTSWERVVDAVDHLLRTWPGEEQR from the coding sequence ATGGAGCGAGCAGGACTGAGCACCCGACGGGTGGCCGAGGCGGGGGCGGAGCTGGCCGACGAGGTGGGCTTCGACCGGGTCACCGTCTCGGACCTGGCCCGACGGCTTGAGGTGGCGACCCCGAGCCTGTACTCCCACGTGGCCGGGTCGACCGGGCTCCGCACGCAGATCGCGCTGCTGGCGCTGGAGGAGATGGCCGACCGGTCGGCGGAGGCGCTGGCGGGCAGGTCGGGCCGGGAGGCCCTGGCCGCGCTGGGCAGCAGCTACCGGACCTACGCCCGGGAGCACCCCGGCCGGTACGCCGCCGCCCGGCTGCCGATGGACACCACCACCGCCGCGGCCAGTGCCGGGCCGCGGCACGCCGCGATGACGCGCGCGCTGCTGCGCGGCTACGACCTCACGGAGCCGGACTCCACGCACGCCGTACGCCTGCTCGGCAGCCTGTTCCACGGGTGGAGCAGCCTGGAGCTGGCCGGCGGGTTCGACCACAGCGCGCCCGACGCCGGCACCAGCTGGGAGCGGGTCGTCGACGCGGTCGACCACCTGCTGCGGACCTGGCCGGGGGAGGAGCAGCGATGA